In Nonomuraea sp. NBC_00507, the following are encoded in one genomic region:
- a CDS encoding cellulase family glycosylhydrolase, giving the protein MKSLFTALAVAAALVVAPATAANAATGIHVSGTKILEGNGQEFVMRGTSHAHTWYAGQTKAFADIKSLKANTVRVVLSGGRWTANNAADVANVVQLCKQNKLICVLENHDTTGYGEQSGAYTLDQAVDYWLSVKSALVGQEDYIIVNIGNEPIGNNAVTPGWADRTKAAIQELRDNGFDHALMVDAPNWGQDWQGTMRDNARSVFDSDPDKNTIFSVHMYGVYDTAAEITAYLDAFKTAGLPLVIGEFGFNHSDGDPDEDTIMAQAVSRGIGYLGWSWSGNSGGVEYLDQVTNFDVTRLTSWGQRLFNGANGIAATAKEASIYGGGTTDPTPPSTPGAPSASNVTASGASLTWTASTDNVGVTGYDVYTSTGTHLGATATNSITLTGLSPATAYQVYVRARDAAGNQSNPSPSVSFTTLAGGGCTATGSAQSQWSTGYVSGVTVTNTSSSTKNSWTVTFTLPAGHTIIGYWNAALTVSGQTVTAKNLTYNGTLGPNASTGFGFQAGRPNGDTALPSGYACAN; this is encoded by the coding sequence ATGAAGTCACTGTTCACCGCGCTGGCCGTCGCGGCGGCCCTCGTGGTCGCGCCGGCAACGGCCGCGAACGCGGCCACCGGCATCCACGTCAGCGGCACGAAGATCCTGGAAGGCAACGGCCAGGAGTTCGTGATGCGCGGCACCAGCCACGCGCACACCTGGTACGCCGGTCAGACCAAGGCGTTCGCCGACATCAAGTCACTGAAGGCCAACACCGTTCGCGTCGTGCTCAGCGGCGGCCGCTGGACCGCCAACAACGCCGCCGACGTGGCCAACGTCGTCCAGCTGTGCAAGCAGAACAAGCTCATCTGCGTCCTGGAGAACCACGACACCACCGGGTACGGCGAGCAGAGCGGCGCCTACACCCTGGACCAGGCCGTCGACTACTGGCTCAGCGTCAAGTCCGCCCTGGTCGGCCAGGAGGACTACATCATCGTCAACATCGGCAACGAGCCGATCGGCAACAACGCGGTCACCCCCGGCTGGGCCGACCGCACCAAGGCCGCCATCCAGGAGCTGCGTGACAACGGCTTCGACCACGCGCTCATGGTGGACGCGCCCAACTGGGGCCAGGACTGGCAGGGCACGATGCGCGACAACGCGCGGTCGGTCTTCGACAGCGACCCCGACAAGAACACGATCTTCTCCGTCCACATGTACGGCGTCTACGACACGGCCGCGGAGATCACCGCGTACCTGGACGCGTTCAAGACCGCCGGGCTGCCGCTGGTGATCGGAGAGTTCGGGTTCAACCACTCCGACGGCGACCCGGACGAGGACACGATCATGGCGCAGGCCGTGAGCCGCGGCATCGGCTACCTGGGCTGGTCGTGGAGCGGCAACAGCGGCGGCGTCGAGTATCTCGACCAGGTGACGAACTTCGACGTCACCCGGCTCACCTCCTGGGGCCAGCGGTTGTTCAACGGCGCCAACGGCATCGCCGCCACCGCCAAGGAAGCCTCGATCTACGGCGGCGGCACCACCGACCCGACCCCGCCGAGCACGCCGGGCGCCCCGTCGGCGTCGAACGTCACCGCCTCCGGCGCCTCGCTGACCTGGACCGCCTCCACCGACAACGTGGGCGTGACCGGCTACGACGTCTACACCTCGACCGGCACGCACCTCGGCGCCACGGCCACGAACTCGATCACGCTGACCGGGCTGTCCCCGGCCACCGCGTACCAGGTGTACGTGCGGGCCAGGGACGCGGCGGGCAACCAGTCGAACCCGTCGCCGAGCGTGTCCTTCACTACGCTCGCGGGCGGCGGCTGCACGGCCACCGGCAGCGCGCAGAGCCAGTGGAGCACCGGCTACGTGTCCGGTGTGACCGTGACCAACACCAGCTCCTCGACCAAGAACAGCTGGACGGTGACGTTCACGCTGCCCGCCGGGCACACGATCATCGGCTACTGGAACGCCGCGCTGACGGTCAGCGGCCAGACCGTGACGGCCAAGAACCTGACCTACAACGGCACGCTCGGCCCCAACGCGAGCACCGGTTTCGGGTTCCAGGCCGGCCGCCCGAACGGCGACACGGCCCTGCCGTCCGGCTACGCCTGCGCCAACTGA
- a CDS encoding glycoside hydrolase family 9 protein, producing the protein MGAGRRGRRARRVRAALPVRKAALIAAASLVLPLVTGVGPAAHAAPAFAYGEALQKSLWFYEAQQSGALPDWNRVSWRGDSGMNDGKDVGVDLAGGWYDAGDHVKFGFPMAFSATMLAWGAVEYRDAYASSGQLTHLLNNLKFVNDYFIKAHPSANVLYGQVGNGGTDHAWWGPAEAMQMNRPAYKIDASCGGSDLAGETAAAMAASSIVFRPTNPTYADTLVTHAKQLYSFADTVRKKYSDCITDAQGYYNSWSGFNDELVWGAIWLYRATNDASYLAKAESGYANLGTEPQSTTKSYKWTIAWDDKSYGAYVLLHKLTGKQQYLDDANRWLDWWTVGVNGSQVKYSPGGQAVLDRWGSLRYAANTSFAALVHSDSITDATRKARYHDFAVRQINYALGDNPRSSSYLIGFGANPPKNPHHRTAHGSWTDQITNPEQTRHTLYGALVGGPPDPNDAYTDKRDDYVMNEVATDYNAGFTSAVARLYKEYGGAPAANFPVAETPDGPEIFVEAGVNASGSNFTEIKAIVRNQSAWPARVLSDGSFRYYFTLDGSTTASQISVSSAYTQCKAPTLHAEQRTLRPESGSLRDQRGPSERDHQTVGGSTYYVSIDCSGQAIAPAGQSQHRREVQFRISSAGTWDPANDWSYRNIPTTPGATPARTQNITLYSGATKIWGEPPGPEEEDDTPPSKPGKPAVSGITGSTAKLSWTASTDNVGVTGYDVYLGSTKVGTATSASFDLSGLTPASSYTASVVARDAAGNTSAPSDGTPFTTTDEPPPPGGCTAAFKVTSSWGGGYQAEVTVKNTSTSAINGWTVAWTSQNQISQLWGGKHTQTGSSVSVKNEAWNGTLAPNATTTFGFIATGTASTPDPITCTPA; encoded by the coding sequence CTGGGCGCAGGTCGACGTGGCCGTCGCGCTCGCCGAGTACGGGCGGCTCTTCCCGTGAGAAAGGCAGCTCTGATCGCTGCGGCGTCGCTGGTCCTACCCCTGGTGACAGGGGTGGGGCCGGCGGCCCACGCCGCACCCGCCTTCGCCTACGGCGAGGCGCTGCAGAAGTCGCTGTGGTTCTACGAGGCCCAGCAGTCGGGCGCGCTGCCCGACTGGAACCGCGTCTCCTGGCGCGGCGACTCGGGCATGAACGACGGCAAGGACGTCGGCGTGGATCTCGCGGGCGGCTGGTACGACGCGGGTGACCACGTCAAGTTCGGCTTCCCGATGGCGTTCTCCGCCACCATGCTGGCCTGGGGCGCGGTGGAGTACCGCGACGCCTACGCGAGCTCCGGCCAGCTCACCCACCTGCTCAACAACCTCAAGTTCGTCAACGACTACTTCATCAAGGCCCACCCGTCGGCCAATGTGCTCTACGGTCAGGTCGGCAACGGCGGCACGGACCACGCTTGGTGGGGCCCGGCCGAGGCGATGCAGATGAACCGGCCGGCGTACAAGATCGACGCGTCCTGTGGCGGGTCGGACCTGGCGGGGGAGACGGCGGCGGCGATGGCGGCCTCGTCGATCGTCTTCCGCCCGACGAACCCGACATATGCCGACACTCTGGTGACGCACGCCAAGCAGCTGTACTCCTTCGCCGACACCGTCAGGAAGAAGTACAGCGACTGCATCACCGACGCGCAGGGCTACTACAACTCCTGGAGCGGCTTCAACGACGAGCTGGTGTGGGGCGCGATCTGGCTCTACCGGGCCACGAACGACGCCTCCTACCTGGCCAAGGCCGAGAGCGGCTACGCCAACCTCGGTACCGAGCCGCAGAGCACGACCAAGTCGTACAAGTGGACGATCGCCTGGGACGACAAGTCGTACGGCGCGTACGTGCTGCTGCACAAGCTGACCGGCAAGCAGCAGTATCTGGACGACGCCAACCGCTGGCTCGACTGGTGGACGGTCGGCGTCAACGGCTCGCAGGTCAAGTATTCGCCGGGCGGCCAGGCCGTGCTCGACCGGTGGGGCTCGCTGCGCTACGCGGCCAACACCTCCTTCGCGGCGCTCGTGCACAGCGACTCGATCACCGACGCCACGCGCAAGGCCCGCTACCACGACTTCGCGGTACGGCAGATCAACTACGCGCTCGGCGACAACCCGCGCAGCTCCTCCTACCTGATCGGCTTCGGCGCCAACCCGCCGAAGAACCCGCATCACCGCACGGCGCACGGTTCGTGGACCGACCAGATCACCAACCCGGAGCAGACCCGCCACACGCTGTACGGCGCGCTCGTCGGCGGCCCGCCCGACCCGAACGACGCCTACACCGACAAGCGTGACGACTACGTCATGAACGAGGTCGCCACCGACTACAACGCCGGCTTCACCAGCGCGGTGGCCAGGCTCTACAAGGAGTACGGCGGCGCCCCGGCGGCGAACTTCCCGGTCGCGGAGACCCCGGACGGTCCGGAGATCTTCGTCGAGGCGGGCGTGAACGCCTCGGGGAGCAACTTCACCGAGATCAAGGCCATCGTCCGCAACCAGTCGGCCTGGCCGGCCAGGGTGCTGTCCGACGGCTCCTTCCGGTACTACTTCACGCTCGACGGTTCGACGACGGCCTCGCAGATCAGCGTGTCGTCGGCGTACACGCAGTGCAAGGCGCCCACGTTGCACGCGGAGCAGCGAACGCTCAGGCCCGAGAGCGGTAGCTTGCGTGACCAGCGAGGGCCAAGTGAGCGCGACCATCAAACCGTGGGCGGCAGCACGTACTACGTCAGCATCGACTGCTCGGGGCAGGCCATCGCCCCGGCCGGGCAGTCGCAGCACCGCAGAGAGGTGCAGTTCAGGATCAGCAGCGCGGGCACGTGGGACCCGGCCAACGACTGGTCGTACCGCAACATCCCCACGACGCCCGGCGCGACGCCGGCGCGGACCCAGAACATCACCCTCTACAGCGGCGCCACCAAGATCTGGGGTGAGCCCCCGGGTCCGGAGGAAGAGGACGACACCCCGCCCAGCAAGCCGGGCAAGCCCGCGGTCTCCGGGATCACGGGCTCCACCGCGAAGCTCAGCTGGACGGCCTCCACGGACAACGTGGGCGTGACGGGTTATGACGTCTACCTGGGGTCCACCAAGGTAGGCACGGCCACGAGCGCCTCCTTCGACCTGAGCGGGCTCACCCCTGCCTCGTCCTACACCGCCTCCGTGGTGGCGCGGGACGCGGCAGGCAACACCTCGGCGCCGTCGGACGGCACGCCGTTCACCACCACGGACGAGCCACCGCCTCCGGGCGGCTGCACGGCGGCGTTCAAGGTGACGAGCTCCTGGGGCGGCGGCTACCAGGCCGAGGTGACCGTGAAGAACACGAGCACCTCGGCGATCAACGGCTGGACGGTCGCCTGGACGTCCCAGAACCAGATCAGCCAGCTGTGGGGCGGCAAGCACACCCAGACCGGCTCCAGCGTCTCGGTCAAGAACGAGGCCTGGAACGGCACGCTCGCCCCCAACGCCACCACCACGTTCGGCTTCATCGCCACCGGCACCGCGTCCACCCCCGACCCGATCACCTGCACCCCCGCCTGA